Proteins from a genomic interval of Liolophura sinensis isolate JHLJ2023 chromosome 3, CUHK_Ljap_v2, whole genome shotgun sequence:
- the LOC135463962 gene encoding neuromedin-K receptor-like yields MASDDDDVSNLDIFRYAPRNVLVVLYAVFFPLIAISNLSVLYVLLSSAKMRTSTNIYITSICFASFLVGLFTCISSLHELTASEDIGTSHLTVCVMFVYLEIMAITACTLSFTATAVDRYRTIVQSNKPRFSLRATCCILAGVWIVALLYACRTFIQSAASEEHESDEDTSTTKDWLETNKTANGTTETMLKEHQEQRICSNFLEDESDDFIFRVIDMFVIFLVPLIVMSVLYSLVAVKLWASKGPTNSSTRDKRKTLRLLLIIVALFFFCWSPFHLFEVIHDSLETQGLELETASFSGARVWSLVLAISNSWLNPIVYCYLNRNFRVELKKKIRYWRVCCCRSRVFPEDNQQGTTETTQGSD; encoded by the coding sequence ATGGCTTCTGATGATGACGACGTATCGAATTTGGACATTTTCCGGTACGCCCCGCGGAACGTACTTGTGGTCTTGTACGCTGTCTTCTTTCCGCTGATTGCCATAAGTAATCTCTCTGTTCTCTACGTCCTTCTCAGCAGTGCTAAGATGCGGACATctacaaacatttacatcactTCCATCTGTTTTGCCAGCTTTCTCGTCGGTTTGTTTACATGCATTTCCTCACTACACGAGTTGACCGCCAGTGAAGATATCGGTACCTCCCACCTCACGGTTTGCGTTATGTTTGTTTACCTAGAAATCATGGCCATCACTGCGTGTACATTGTCTTTCACAGCTACTGCGGTAGACCGCTACCGAACTATTGTGCAGTCAAACAAACCGCGCTTTTCCCTGAGGGCCACTTGCTGTATTTTGGCCGGAGTCTGGATCGTCGCGCTTTTATATGCCTGTCGTACATTCATTCAGTCTGCAGCAAGTGAGGAACACGAGTCTGACGAAGACACATCCACAACGAAAGACTGGCTAGAAACGAATAAGACTGCCAACGGAACAACGGAAACGATGCTTAAAGAGCATCAAGAACAACGTATCTGCAGCAACTTCCTGGAGGACGAGAGCGACGACTTTATTTTCCGCGTCATAGATATGTTTGTTATCTTTCTCGTTCCTCTGATCGTCATGTCCGTTCTCTACTCGCTGGTCGCTGTCAAATTGTGGGCCTCCAAAGGCCCTACCAACAGCTCGACTAGAGACAAACGGAAAACACTTCGCCTCTTGTTGATCATTGTCGCTCTGTTCTTCTTCTGTTGGTCTCCGTTTCACCTGTTTGAGGTGATCCACGACTCGCTGGAGACCCAAGGGCTGGAGCTGGAGACGGCGTCCTTCTCAGGGGCCCGCGTCTGGTCACTAGTACTGGCCATCAGCAACTCTTGGCTCAATCCCATTGTGTACTGCTATCTGAACAGGAACTTCCGCGTGGAGCTGAAAAAGAAGATACGATACTGGAGGGTGTGTTGCTGTAGGAGCCGTGTTTTCCCTGAGGACAACCAGCAAGGTACTACGGAAACAACACAAGGCAGCGATTAA